The sequence TTGCGCTGTGCGTCTTTGTCCTCGCCTATGCGCTGGTCATGTCGGAGGAGTTTACGCACCTCAAGAAATCCAAACCCGTTATTTTGGCTGCCGGCATCATCTGGGGCGCCATAAGCCTGGCTTCTCCCGACAGTCAGGCCGAATTCGTTGAACAAGCCTTCCGTCACAATCTGATGGAATATGCGGAACTGATGCTGTTTTTGCTGGTCGCCATGACTTACATCAACGCCCTCGATGAACGACTCGTGTTCGAAGCGATCCGCGCGTGGCTGGTTCGTAAAGGGTTCAGTTACCGGCAACTCTTCTGGATCACTGGGTGTCTGGCGTTTTGTATTTCGCCGGTCGCTGACAATCTCACCACCGCCCTCTTGATGTGTGCCGTGGTCATGGCTGTGGGTGCTCACAGTCCGCAGTTTGTCAATTTATCGTGTGTCAATATCGTGGTGGCGGCCAATGCGGGTGGAGCGTTCAGCCCTTTCGGCGATATCACGACCCTGATGGTGTGGCAAAAGGGCATCCTTGAATTCTTTGACTTTTTTCAGCTGTTTATCCCCTCAGCCGTGAACTTCCTTGTGCCTGCCGCGATCATGCATTATGTCATCCCTCGAAAGTCACCACCGCCGTCCTCTGAAACGGTACACATGAAGATCGGAGCTAAACGCATTATTGGGTTGTTTTTTCTGACCATTTGCACGGCGGTCAGCTTTCACAATTTCCTGCATCTTCCTCCGGTCTTGGGGATGATGACCGGGTTTGCATATCTTGGGTTGTTCGGACATTACCTGAGCCGGAAACGCCACCATTCTTCGGTCTACAATAAAGGAGTGATCGGAGATGTTGTCCCATTTGACGTGTTTCAAAAGGTTGCCCGAGCTGAATGGGACACGCTGTTGTTTTTCTACGGCGTCGTCCTATGCGTCGGCGGGCTCGGCCATCTCGGCTATATGGCCTTGGCCTCCCACGTGCTCTACTTACAGTGGGGTCCGACCTTCGCCAACGTGTCGATTGGAATCTTATCGGCGATCGTCGACAACATCCCGATCATGTTCGCAGTGTTGACCATGAACCCAGACATTTCCGAAGGCCAATGGTTGCTCGTAACGATGACCGCAGGAGTCGGGGGAAGTCTCCTCTCAATTGGCTCTGCGGCTGGTGTGGCGCTGATGGGGCAGGCGAAAGGAAAATATACGTTTTTCAGTCATCTCAAATGGACTCCGGCGATTGCACTTGGGTATGCTGCGAGTATTCTTGTGCATATGTGGATCAATGCGCGCACGTTCTGAGCGGGAAGATTTCTGAAGAATCAGGTCTCGCTCCTCTGCCATGTACCGCCTCCTGCGCCCTGATCAGCCGCCCCTGCAGCCAGATCACACTGCTATTGCCCCAATCCTATCGCTCGTAGGCGAGTAGAGGTGAACAAGTACTCTATTTAGGTCTTTTGTCGACAACATCCCGCTCGCGCTGGGCCTTTCGGTTCCAGATGTGTAGGGATGAAAGTCCTGAGCCAGCATTTCAAGCTTGACGCTCTCCTCTACGACATATTATTCATGGAGTCGCATTTCGATAGATGGCCAGGTTGCCCCTCCTCAAGGTTGCTTGTGGAGAGGCAGAATGCCTAACTGTTCCGTACGAGGCCGTAGGGCGACCCGCAGTTCGCAGGAGAGGCCGGTCGCAGTACAAGCCAATCGCGTGGCTCGACACCCGTTGAGACTATGTGGTTGGCTTTTATGTTTTACGCGCATTGAGGTGTCGATGTCGGCGATCGTGCTTGTCCCATTGCTCCCACTCGTGGCTGCGATGATTGTCATCGGCGGGAACGATTCGACCCGCCATTATCGAGCCAAGATTGCCGCTTGGCCGATCGGCCTCGCATTTTGTAGTGCCCTTGTCACGCTCTATGTCGTGGCCACAGAAGGTCCGATCGCGTTTCGATTGTACGATCCGGAACAATCCATGGTGTTCACCGTACCGATCGGCCTGTATGTGGACCGATTGAGCGCAGTCATGATGGTGTTAATCTCCGGGATCGGCACGATCATTTACACCTACTCCATCGAGTATATGGACCAAGATTTACACCAGCGACGCTATCTTGCCCTCATTGGAGTCACTGTTTTTGTCCTGCTCTGCCTCGTATCCAGCGCGAATCTGCTGATGTTGTTCATCTTATGGCAGTTGCTCAGTTATCTGCTCTATATCCTCGTTCACAATCATGGCCACCGAGATACGCTCGAGAGTGCGTTTCGCACATTTACCCTCCTGCGGGTTGGCGATATTGCCTTCCTTGGAGGGATTGCCCTGGCCTATTCGCTCTATGGGACGCTGGAATTTCCTGATCTGTTTGCCGTCGCCGCGCAATCCACTTCGACCGTCTCTCCGTTCTCTGGTGTGGAATTTGACGGCTCCACGGCCGTTACGCTATTGCTGTTGATCGGAGGGATGAGCAAATCAGCCCAATTCCCGTTCCACGTCTGGCTTCCCCGCTATTTGTATGCTCCCACACCTGTAACCGCCCTGTTGCATGCAGGTATCATCAATGCCGCTGGATTTCTTATCAACCGCATGGCCCCCCTTTTCGGGATGAGTTCGACTACTCTCCACGCCGCCTTCGTCATCGGAACGTTGACAGCACTTCTCGGGGCAACCATGATGCTGGTGCAAAACGACATCAAGAACATGCTTGGATTTTCCACGATCGGTCAAATGGGCTACATGGTCATGGAATGTGGCTTGGGAGCGTTTTCTCTTGCCGTGTTCCATCTGATCGCGCATGGACTCTTCAAGGCCACTGTGTTCTTGAACTGCGGGAATGTTATTCATAAAGCCAGACAGGATCCATCGCTTCCCCATCTCGGGCATCAAACTGAGGACATACGTTATTCCCCACTCACCTGGACCACCGGGTTCATCACGACTCTGCTGATCCCTCTGCTCATTCTACTGGCGACTCACGGCGTGTTGCAGATTCCGCTGTTGGAATCCCAGGGAACCGTCATCTTTCTCTTCTTTATCTGGATTACGTCCTCGCAAGCGATTCTCACCCTGACTCGACTGCGGGCAGTGGCGTCATGGAAGGTGTCGGCTGCGATGTTAGTCACACTTTTGTTCATCGTGTTTGTCTATCTGTTTGCCGTCGAAACCTTCACGGCATTCCTATACCCAAACCCTGAAGAAGTCGCATCGTACTTTAAGACCGCGGAGCTGCCGACCTGGCTCTTCGATCTCATGCTTGTCGTGTCGACGCAGCTGACGATTGCCGGCTGGATCTACCTCTACATGCGGGCTCATGGTCGAACAATATGGAGCCCGCCATGGATCGACGATCTCCGTATTCGCCTTTACGTTTTGGTTCTGAATCGGTTTTATGTGGATCCGGTCTTGCATCGTGCCAGTCGCGCGCTATCGTCCGCAATCCAACGCCTGGATAAGTACGCACAAGAACAGGCGCTATGATCGACATCTGTCAGGTTCTGGAGAAAGATCGCTCCACGCGCCTCGTATAGGTACCTTGTCCACGATCACATGTTGAAAGGCAACCGGTACGCAGGCCGCCTTGACGAGCAGGAAGACACAGTATTAATGATGAGCCTGCCATTCGCCTTGGGAGACATCCAAGTCCCAGGGGTGGAATGAGAAGATGCCGGCT is a genomic window of Candidatus Nitrospira kreftii containing:
- a CDS encoding Na(+)/H(+) antiporter NhaD; protein product: MNSSSFLRIFQVSLASAFVLFGLPSLTFAEAASHASIDLTTSAVGYFALCVFVLAYALVMSEEFTHLKKSKPVILAAGIIWGAISLASPDSQAEFVEQAFRHNLMEYAELMLFLLVAMTYINALDERLVFEAIRAWLVRKGFSYRQLFWITGCLAFCISPVADNLTTALLMCAVVMAVGAHSPQFVNLSCVNIVVAANAGGAFSPFGDITTLMVWQKGILEFFDFFQLFIPSAVNFLVPAAIMHYVIPRKSPPPSSETVHMKIGAKRIIGLFFLTICTAVSFHNFLHLPPVLGMMTGFAYLGLFGHYLSRKRHHSSVYNKGVIGDVVPFDVFQKVARAEWDTLLFFYGVVLCVGGLGHLGYMALASHVLYLQWGPTFANVSIGILSAIVDNIPIMFAVLTMNPDISEGQWLLVTMTAGVGGSLLSIGSAAGVALMGQAKGKYTFFSHLKWTPAIALGYAASILVHMWINARTF
- a CDS encoding putative NADH-quinone oxidoreductase, subunit L; protein product: MSAIVLVPLLPLVAAMIVIGGNDSTRHYRAKIAAWPIGLAFCSALVTLYVVATEGPIAFRLYDPEQSMVFTVPIGLYVDRLSAVMMVLISGIGTIIYTYSIEYMDQDLHQRRYLALIGVTVFVLLCLVSSANLLMLFILWQLLSYLLYILVHNHGHRDTLESAFRTFTLLRVGDIAFLGGIALAYSLYGTLEFPDLFAVAAQSTSTVSPFSGVEFDGSTAVTLLLLIGGMSKSAQFPFHVWLPRYLYAPTPVTALLHAGIINAAGFLINRMAPLFGMSSTTLHAAFVIGTLTALLGATMMLVQNDIKNMLGFSTIGQMGYMVMECGLGAFSLAVFHLIAHGLFKATVFLNCGNVIHKARQDPSLPHLGHQTEDIRYSPLTWTTGFITTLLIPLLILLATHGVLQIPLLESQGTVIFLFFIWITSSQAILTLTRLRAVASWKVSAAMLVTLLFIVFVYLFAVETFTAFLYPNPEEVASYFKTAELPTWLFDLMLVVSTQLTIAGWIYLYMRAHGRTIWSPPWIDDLRIRLYVLVLNRFYVDPVLHRASRALSSAIQRLDKYAQEQAL